The Budorcas taxicolor isolate Tak-1 chromosome 16, Takin1.1, whole genome shotgun sequence genome includes the window ATCCTGTCTTGGCCCAGGGCACTCAGCCTGAGGGTCACAAACGGGAAACAGTAGGCCTGGAGGGCGCTGAGTCTTGATGGAGAGGAAGGCCCTCAGAAAGTCAGGAAGGGCATCATGGATGCACTCGCCCTGTTCAGATCCACCATCTGTGGGCATCAGTGCCAGCTTCTCCAGGATTGAGGTGTGACAGCAGACCACCAGAATGACAGAGCAGATTGTTGGGTACCATCCCTTATACATGAGTTCTTCATTCTGATGACTGGCCCTGAGAAATCCGGAGTGGTCCTTTGTAAACACTGCCCCAGCCAGCCTGCTGGGCCGCTCTGACTGTTGGCCCAGAGCCTGGGGCAGGTCAAAGGTAACAGGGGGTCCAGTCTTGGCCCAGCATGATGGTGTCTCCCCCACCCCTTTGTGTGCCCATCATGCCCAGTGGACCTGAGTTCAGCCAGTGAGGATGACTTCGACAGCGAGGACAGTGAGCAGGAGCTAAAGGGCTACGCCTGCCGCCACTGCTTCACCACCAGTAAGTGGGGCCGGTGGGAGGGGGCCCTTCGCTGGAGCAGCCAGGCTCAGGCACTTCCTGGTTCTGAAGGTCTGGGGAATCAGATTGGAGACTTGACATCTGCATTGTCTTCAGGGTTACTTAGAAAGTGGAAGACTGTCCTGTTGGCTGTCAGGCTGGAGCACTGACCAGGGGCTGGGACAGACTTGCTCAGGGTCAGGGCAGAGGCACCTGTGTTTCTGGGGAGCCTGCTGCCAGCTCTTCCTGCCTGTTCATCCTGAGATGAGTAGGGTGGTGGACAGTCCTGAGATCTCTCCTTCCAGGAAGAAGCAGGGCTGCAGCACCCGAGCTGTTGAGTGACAGGTGTCAGCCGAGGCCAGGGCCACATGGTCCTCGTGGTACCACGGTCAGCCAAGCCCACTGAAGGGCCTCTCTGCTTGGATGTCTGTACCCCGAGACGTTGGTGTCTGAGGTTGGCAGCCACactgcctcccctccctcctgcagcCTCCAAAGACTGGCACCACGGGGGCCGGGAGAACATCCTGCTGTGCACCGACTGCCGCATCCACTTCAAGAAGTACGGCGAGCTGCCCCCCATCGAGAAGCCCGTGGACCCCCCACCCTTTATGTTCAAGCCCGTCAAAGAGGAAGACGATGGGCTCAGCGGGAAGCATAGCATGAGGACGCGGCGGAGTCGTGGCTCGGTGAGTCCCTGGCCAGGCAGCCTGCGCGTGTCTCCCgccaggaggaggctgggagTGTTTCATTTCAGGCAGAGAAACAGACCCTGGAGGGGACATGCCTGGCCTGCGGGGGAGAGCCCTTGGTTCtctcctctcttgcatctcctcggGGACCTGGTGGAGCAGCATGAATCACTGTACCCCCATCCCTTCTGAGCCCTGTGGCCTTACGGAAATGTCCTCAAGGCCTAGGGGTTTTAGGAGCTGAGCTGCATTATTTGACAGCTCATCTCATTGGGTCACTTCCCATCCTATCACGTGAAATTGgccagtgtgcatgtgtgtttggtGGGAGGAGCAGGCAGTTCCATGGAGCAGACAGAAGAGGGGGAGTGACTTAAAGCTGACCTCAGGTATAACATCACTCAGGCCAACCTCTGCCCCTCAGACAGCCCTGTCCACTTCCAGCTTGTGTCATTCAGGACAGTCCCTGGAGGAGATGAGAGCTTCGAGTTTAAGCTGAGAATTGCTCTTTTCCATGTAAACTCACCCATTCACCCCCTCCTTGCTTCACTCCATGTTGACTCCTGTGCAGTGAGGGACAGCCAGGGGTGCCTATGGTTTGCTAGGGGCTGGGATTTGACCTACCCTGGAGGCTCCTGCCTGGGAACTGGGCCCAGGTGGCCCGTGTGGGGACTGGGGTTGAGTCTCACCAGCCTCCGGTTGGGGTGGGCAGATGTCTACATTGCGCAGTGGTCGGAAGAAGCAGCCAGCCAGCCCTGATGGTCGTGCCTCGCCCATCAGTGAAGACATCCGCTCCAGCGGCCGGAACTCTCCCAGCGCGGCGAGCACCTCCAGCAACGACAGTAAAGCAGAGACAGTGAAGAAGTCAGCCAAGGTGAGCTGCCAggagggcaggtgggaggggctgCTGGAGTCTGCACTCAGCTGCCCCGAGTCCCTCAGTCATTTAGGGAACCTTGCAGGCACCAGCAAGGCCTCACCTGGGGTTGCGGACTGGGGCTTGGAAAAAGGGGTCCACGTAATTCCCAGCACAGACCTATGGGGCCACCTCTTCCTGTCCCCAGATACTTGTTCCTTCCTGGCCCCACTGGCCCCTTCCAGAGCTTTCTTGTTTCTGGGGGTAGAGCATGGTGTAGGGGGAGTCCAGGTGTCAGCAAGTGGTTGTCATTCCCTGAGGCTGCTGGGCCATCCTCCCTTGGCCTGAGGCCTCTCGTGGGCTTTCCCGCTGCAGAAGGTGAAGGAGGAAGCCACATCCCCTCTTAAGAGCACCAAGCGCCAGCGGGAAAAGGGGACCTCGGATACAGAAGAGGCCGACAGGACCAGCTCCAAGAAGACAAAAACCCAGGTGAGGCTTGAGGCTGAACCACATTGACTGCCCCCAGCAGCTCCGGTCCCTTGAGAAGCCCCCTGGGCGGTGGCCGTGTCCTGCGTCCCAGGGAGGGGCCTAGAGCACCTCTAAGACTGGCCAAGTCAGGGCAGGAACTGTGGTCCCTGCTTGCTGCCTCCTCAACCAGACCTCGCTAtgtggtggggcagggggtgtcCAGCTCCCCTAGACCTTCCATCTTCCTTCTCTGGCCCCAGGAGATCAGCCGGCCCAACTCGCCGTCCGAAGGCGAGGGGGAGAGCTCGGACAGCCGCAGCGTCAACGATGAGGGCAGCAGTGACCCCAAAGACATCGACCAGGACAATCGCAGCACGTCCCCCAGCATCCCCAGCCCCCAGGACAACGAGAGTGACTCGGACTCCTCGGCCCAGCAGACGACGCAGCCCTCTGCCCTGCAGGCTCCTGGAGGGGctgccccagccccctcctctgccctgccAGGGACTGCCCAGCTGCCCACCCCGGGGCCCACAGCCGCCCCCGCTGCCCCCTCACAGGGCTCCCCCTCAGCCTCCCAGCCTCCCACCCAGCCACAGGCCCCCTCAGCTGCTGCTCCCCATGCCCACATCCAACAGGCGCCCGCTCTCCACCCACAGCGGCTGGCCTCACCGCACCCCCCGCTGCAGCCACTGACGGGCCCGGCCGGCCAGACCACCGGCCCACCCCACACCCAGCCCCCCCTGCACAGTCAGGGCCCGCCTGGCCCTCATGGCCTCCAGGCTGGGTCCCTACTGCAGCACCCAGGGCCCCCACAGCCCTTTGGCCTCCCTCCCCAGGTGTCCCAGGCAGCAGCCCACCCTCACACCTCCCTGCAGCCCCCTGCCCCTCAGTCGGCCTTGCAGCCTCAGCAGCCCCCCCGGgagcagcccctgcccccagcacccctggCCATGCCCCACATCAAGCCCCCGCCCACCACGCCCATCCCTCAGCTGCCGGCGCCCCAGGCCCACAAACACCCCCCTCACCTCTCGGGgccctctcctttctccatgAATGccaacctcccaccccctcctgctCTGAAGCCCCTGAGCTCCCTGTCCACTCACCACCCCCCCTcagcccaccccccgcccctgcaACTCATGCCACAGAGCCAGCCACTGCCCTCATCCCCTGCACAGCCCCCTGTGCTGACTCAGAGCCAGGGCCTGCCCCCCGCCGCCACCTCCCACCCTGCCACAGGCCTCCACCAGGTGCCCCCTCAGCCCCCGTTTGCCCAACACCCCTTTGTCCCTGGGGGCCCCCCTCCCATCACCCCTCCGACTTGCCCCTCCACCTCTACTCCTCCGGCGGGACCTGGCCCCTCGGCCCAGCCACCTTGCTCTGGTGCCGTTTCTTCAGGAGGCAGCGTACCTGGAGGGGCACCCTGCCCACTCCCCACCGTCCAGATCAAGGAAGAGGCTCTGGACGATGCTGAGGAGCCCGagagcccccctcccccgcctcggAGCCCATCCCCTGAGCCCACTGTGGTGGACACCCCCAGCCACGCCAGCCAGTCTGCCAGGTAGAGGTCCCGGGAACCCAGGCGTGTCCAGGGCAGGGGTAGCTGGGGCCTCGGCTGGGACCCACCGTGACACTGGGCCTTTTGTAGGTTCTACAAACACCTGGACCGGGGTTACAACTCGTGTGCACGGACCGACCTGTACTTCATGCCTCTGGCTGGATCCAAACTGgccaagaagagggaggaggccaTCGAGAAGGCCAAACGAGAGGCCGAGCAGAAGGCACGAGAGGAGCGGGAgcgagagaaggagaaggagaaggagcgaGAACGCGAGCGGGAACGGGAGCGCGAGGCTGAGCGAGCGGCCGTGAGTCGGGAGGGCAGCCTGCTCCGCAGGCGTCAAGGGCTGGTCCCCGCGCCCGCCTTGAGTGGGCCACCCCTCGCTGCCTCTCAGCACCCACCTGCCTTACTTCTGTGTCCACGATATGCCGACCCCTCTGGGTCCCGGTCCCCCGTCACGGCAGGTCTGGAccaggggtagggtgggggacCCAGTCGGTTAGGCCAGGGGCCAGGCGTCTGCCCCTCACGGCCTCTTTACTCTTGCAGAAGGCGTCCAGCTCGGCACATGAAGGCCGCCTCAGCGACCCCCAACTTGGCGGTCCCGGCCACATGCGGCCTTCCTTCGAGCCCCCGCCCACCACCATCGCGGCTGTGCCCCCCTACATTGGGCCCGACACGCCGGCCCTCCGGACTCTGAGCGAGTACGCCCGGCCCCATGTCATGTCACCTACCAACCGCAACCACCCCTTCTACGTGCCCCTCAACCCCACCGACCCGCTGTTGGCCTACCACATGCCCGGCCTCTACAACGTCGACCCCACCATCCGTGAGCGGGAGCTGCGGGAACGCGAGATCCGAGAGCGGGAGCTCCGGGAGCGGGAGCTGCGGGAGCGGATGAAGCCGGGCTTCGAGGTGAAGCCCCCAGAGCTGGACCCCCTGCACCCGGCCGCCAACCCCATGGAGCACTTCGCCCGGCACGGTGCCCTCACCATCCCCCCTGCCGCTGGCCCCCACCCTTTTGCGTCTTTCCATCCCGGCCTGAACCCCCTGGAGAGGGAGAGACTGGCCCTGGCCGGGCCCCAGCTGCGGCCAGAGATGAGCTACCCGGACAGACTGGCGGCCGAGCGCATCCACGCCGAGCGCATGGCCTCTCTGACCAGCGACCCCCTGGCCCGGCTGCAGATGTTCAACGTGACCCCGCACCACCACCAGCACTCCCACATCCACTCGCACCTGCACCTCCACCAGCAGGACCCCCTCCACCAAGGTGGGCGCCTGCCGTGGGTCTGCGGGGGTGAGGGGTGCTGTCCGGAGCAGAGCTTGCAGCTCCTGGCATGTGTGGGGGTACCCAGCGTGCCCCCTGGCTCCAGAGTTACCTGGGCCCCTCTGCTCGCCGACTCCTGATGAAGCTTGGGTTCTCAGTCCTGTGCCTGCAGTGGGGCTGGGATGGAGGAGGCGGCCTGTGCTCACTGGGGCTGCTTGGGAGCAAGAGACAGGGCTGGAGGAGCAGGGCAGAGCCTTTGGGGCAACATGGAGGCAACTAGGACACCCGGGGAAGCTGGGGGTTATCATCAGTGAGAGCTTTTCTGCTCCCCCTCGGGGAACGGGGCTTGGGCTTCTGCCAGCTTTGAGCTGGATCACCTGGCCAGCACTGCCCAGTCTTGTCCACTTCAGGAGCAAGAGCTCTGGAAGGCCCACTGGTTGGCGGCCAGGGGTGCAGGTTGGTCTGAGGCTGACACCGGCACAATTGGTGTCCCACTGGGCGGCTCTGCAGACTGGCCAGACAGGGTGGGAGGTcaggacctgctgtgggggcccCTGGGCCCCTTCTGAGCGGGGAGGGAGACAACGGACAGGGTGGGCCCCAGAGGGAAAGAGGGCAACCTCCAGTTTCCTACACATGTTCCCAGCCCTACCTGACACGGGAACCAGGAGCTGTCACATTCACCCCATAGTCCCAGCACCAGGAACGTTTGTGGTTAAGCCCTGGGGTTAGCAGCAGGTGGGCCTCAGTCCCGCAAGAGGACAGGCGAGTGTTCTTAGCATGTTCGTTCACctgacaaatgtttactgaggaCCTGCAATGTGCCCGGCACAGCCGTAGAAGCTGGTGACACCCCTGTCCACGTTCACCTTCCAAATCTGGGGGCAGTCGATAAATGTGTCTGAGTTTGTGAGGAGCAGTTAGTGTTCTGGAGGAAGACTGAGCAGAGAACTGGGAGGTGTTGGAGCCGGGGAAGGAGCGTCCTCAGGCCTAGAGAGTGTGGGTGCAGAGGCCCCAGGGCCAGAGAGGGTGACTCCAGGGAATAGACAGGCGACGTGCTGAGAGGGTCACTAGGAGAGGCCAGGGCTTTCTGAGCCCCATCAGGCAGCACCTGCTTTGCTTTGGTTCCTGTGGGTGAAGAGCCAGGGAGGCAGCTTGGGGCAGTGGATCTCACAGGCCCAGGACGGGGCTGGGGCAGTGGCAGTTGACTCCGGGGCACTGCAGATCCAGGGTCCTTGCCAAAATGAGATTGGGGCTGCTGAGGAGACTGGGGAAGAAAGACGTTGTCAGCTCTTCACTCTGTCACTTTCTGCATCTCCGTGCAGGTGTTGGGGGTCGGGGAGGGTGACAGCCACTCTGAGTTAGCAGGTCAGGGTTATTTATGGCCTGGTGACCAGAAGCCAGCTGTGGAGAGGAGGAAGTCGCTGTGAATACCACCGAGGAGGGCGAGCGGCTCCCGAGCCCTGTGCTTCTGCCCCTTTTTCTAGGTTCAGCAGGCCCCGTTCACCCGCTGGTCGACCCACTGACCGCTGGCCCTCACCTGGCGCGCTTTCCCTACCCTCCTGGCACCCTCCCCAACCCTCTGCTTGGACAGCCCCCCCATGAGCACGAGATGCTCCGTCACCCAGTGTTTGGTAAGAAGACGCCTGGGGAAGGAGGGGCCCAGGGAGGGCTGGGTCAGGGGTCTGGTCTGATGTCCCGTTCATGCATTTACTGTGTGTTCAGCACAGGCCTCTCCTGTGTGGGGGGGAAATACCTGGGAGCTGGGCGGGCAGACCCCTGCCCCCGGGGAGCTGGGGGTGAGGCTGTAAATGCACAGCAGGAGCCCAGAAGGAGTAGGAGGGCTGAGGGCAGGCCTCTGAGATGACCAAGCAGTAGGCTGAGAAGGAGGGGCCCCAAGGGAGTTGGGGGGGTTGCGCAGGCATCGCACTTCTTTCTCCCCAAAAGCTCTGCTCTGCTGGTCCCTGCCCAGTAGGTGACCTCTTGATCCTCCCCTCGGGAGGCTCTCTCCTGACCTGACCTCCTTGGCAGCCTCATCCTGGCCACTGCCTTGGCCTTGCTATAACAGAGGCTGTTTGGTGTTTGGCAGGCACCCCCTACCCCCGAGACCTGCCTGGGGCCATCCCACCCCCCATGTCGGCGGCCCACCAGCTGCAGGCCATGCACGCCCAGTCGGCTGAGCTGCAGAGACTGGCTATGGAGCAGCAGTGGCTGCACGGACACCCCCACATGCATGGTGGCCACCTGCCCAGTCAGGAGGATTATTACAGGTGAGGCGGGGAGGGGCTGCGGGGGAGGCCAGGCCCCTCCGCCTGTGGgtccccaacccccgccccagcccagcTGCACtcaccctgctccccaccccataTCAACAAGTGCCAGGCTGTTTTCCTGCCAGTCAGGGGACTCCTAAGGGTCTTGGTGGTGGGGGTAGAGggtgcagggtggggagggggtcagCAGTGTGGCGGCTACTCAGGCATCCAGACCCTCCAGCTGCAGGCCTGCCCAGGCCTGATACCtatgacttttcctttttttttttccttctctttctagtCGACTGAAGAAAGAAGGTGACAAGCAGTTAtaagttatttatttgttaaCGTTGGCTGTGGAAACCCCAATTCTTGGGGGAGAGAAACAGGACTTTTTACATACAATAGGAGCtctaaaagcaaaaagaatatcttctaaagatttctttatatatttaaaaaccccACAACTAAAAATGTATCAGCATACATAGTGTTCGTTTGTAGAGAGGATTCCTTGAGACTGGTTTGGGTCTCCCTGCATGACAGTCCCCCAGAAACTTAGTGAGTCCTGGACTGGACTGAACACCCAGAAAGTGCCCCTGCAGTCTTGGGGTTTGGCTttagctttcttttccttccttgatTTTTCTCAGTAGGTGCTAGATCCCAGCTCACACCCTTCAGTGCGTGCAGACACACTCAGTTGCGTGTGTCCCAGAACCCACACGGTCTGCAGCATCTGAGTTTGGAATCCAAgagctataatttttaaaaaatcttttattttaatacattgtAGGAGATCTTCATAATTTGAGGAGGTTCTGTGCATGGCTTTTTACgtctgtaaataaataattttagaacagccattttttttttccttccacgaACTACTATTCTGATCTATTTTTTCCAGCCATGTCACTAATTGTGAATTCCTACCAGCTATTGACAGAATACAGAgttgattttttaataaaaagttatatataattaTCCCTTTAATTAAAGGGAACAGATGGGCGTTACTAGTTACAAAGGGGCAGAGGAGGCTAGGGGCTAGGTTTGGGAGCAGCCAGGGGTTTGCAGGGACAACATTACAAGCCGTTTCTTTGTGTTGCTGCTTTGGTTCTCGCTCCTGTCTGTTCCTGCCTCCTGCTTTGCCAGTGGTGCAGACTGCGGTGAGCTCAGCCGACTCGCTGTGCACCAGGAGCGCAGGAGTTGAGTGTCCCCCGTTCTGTCTCTGCAGGCGCGAAAGCACATGTTCCTGTGTGTCTGCTTGTAGATTTCCTTGTAGATTTCTGTACACGCGCATTTGATTGGTCTGGATGAACTGCTTCCCCCCCCACAAATATTTGGACTATTTCATAAACATCCtagaaaattgaagaaaacaatTCTCACTAAGCACGTGTGCTTGCCAAAGGATCTGTCAGAAGCCTGCTTTCTGGTGTGTGTGGTCATTCGGATCTCCTTGTGGGGAGGCCGGGCCGTCTTTGCCCTGTTTTTTGGGGTCAGGGCCTCCGGGAGGTGTCCCAGTTGTGGGTGGCAGTCCTGTGTTGCATCCTTGTATCACCACACTTGGTGTCCCGCTCTGCCTCACAGAAGCAGGACAGGGGTCGCGGACATAGAGTGGGAAGCAGGCTCCACGTGGCGCCCCCTCCGAAGGGACAGGAAGCCCCGAGCCTGCCTCTGCTCTCCAAGGTGCCCACGTGATGCCCTTTCTCCACAACAGAGGTTGAGGACACTGGGGGGCCGTTATGCACCTCTTGATGAGACTTTC containing:
- the RERE gene encoding arginine-glutamic acid dipeptide repeats protein isoform X1 encodes the protein MTADKDKDKDKEKDRDRDRDREREKRDKARESENSRPRRSCTLEGGAKNYAESDHSEDEDNDNNSATTEESTKKSKKKPPKKKSRYERTDTGEITSYITEDDVVYRPGDCVYIESRRPNTPYFICSIQDFKLVHNSQACCRSPTPALCDPPACSLPVASQPPQHLSEAGRGPVGSKRDHLLMNVKWYYRQSEVPDSVYQHLVQDRHNENDSGRELVITDPVIKNRELFISDYVDTYHAAALRGKCNISHFSDIFAAREFKARVDSFFYILGYNPETRRLNSTQGEIRVGPSHQAKLPDLQPFPSPDGDTVTQHEELVWMPGVNDCDLLMYLRAARSMAAFAGMCDGGSTEDGCVAASRDDTTLNALNTLHESGYDAGKALQRLVKKPVPKLIEKSWTEDEVKRFVKGLRQYGKNFFRIRKELLPNKETGELITFYYYWKKTPEAASSRAHRRHRRQAVFRRIKTRTASTPVNTPSRPPSSEFLDLSSASEDDFDSEDSEQELKGYACRHCFTTTSKDWHHGGRENILLCTDCRIHFKKYGELPPIEKPVDPPPFMFKPVKEEDDGLSGKHSMRTRRSRGSMSTLRSGRKKQPASPDGRASPISEDIRSSGRNSPSAASTSSNDSKAETVKKSAKKVKEEATSPLKSTKRQREKGTSDTEEADRTSSKKTKTQEISRPNSPSEGEGESSDSRSVNDEGSSDPKDIDQDNRSTSPSIPSPQDNESDSDSSAQQTTQPSALQAPGGAAPAPSSALPGTAQLPTPGPTAAPAAPSQGSPSASQPPTQPQAPSAAAPHAHIQQAPALHPQRLASPHPPLQPLTGPAGQTTGPPHTQPPLHSQGPPGPHGLQAGSLLQHPGPPQPFGLPPQVSQAAAHPHTSLQPPAPQSALQPQQPPREQPLPPAPLAMPHIKPPPTTPIPQLPAPQAHKHPPHLSGPSPFSMNANLPPPPALKPLSSLSTHHPPSAHPPPLQLMPQSQPLPSSPAQPPVLTQSQGLPPAATSHPATGLHQVPPQPPFAQHPFVPGGPPPITPPTCPSTSTPPAGPGPSAQPPCSGAVSSGGSVPGGAPCPLPTVQIKEEALDDAEEPESPPPPPRSPSPEPTVVDTPSHASQSARFYKHLDRGYNSCARTDLYFMPLAGSKLAKKREEAIEKAKREAEQKAREEREREKEKEKEREREREREREAERAAKASSSAHEGRLSDPQLGGPGHMRPSFEPPPTTIAAVPPYIGPDTPALRTLSEYARPHVMSPTNRNHPFYVPLNPTDPLLAYHMPGLYNVDPTIRERELREREIRERELRERELRERMKPGFEVKPPELDPLHPAANPMEHFARHGALTIPPAAGPHPFASFHPGLNPLERERLALAGPQLRPEMSYPDRLAAERIHAERMASLTSDPLARLQMFNVTPHHHQHSHIHSHLHLHQQDPLHQGSAGPVHPLVDPLTAGPHLARFPYPPGTLPNPLLGQPPHEHEMLRHPVFGTPYPRDLPGAIPPPMSAAHQLQAMHAQSAELQRLAMEQQWLHGHPHMHGGHLPSQEDYYSRLKKEGDKQL
- the RERE gene encoding arginine-glutamic acid dipeptide repeats protein isoform X2 — protein: MDDPFSPCRRLNSTQGEIRVGPSHQAKLPDLQPFPSPDGDTVTQHEELVWMPGVNDCDLLMYLRAARSMAAFAGMCDGGSTEDGCVAASRDDTTLNALNTLHESGYDAGKALQRLVKKPVPKLIEKSWTEDEVKRFVKGLRQYGKNFFRIRKELLPNKETGELITFYYYWKKTPEAASSRAHRRHRRQAVFRRIKTRTASTPVNTPSRPPSSEFLDLSSASEDDFDSEDSEQELKGYACRHCFTTTSKDWHHGGRENILLCTDCRIHFKKYGELPPIEKPVDPPPFMFKPVKEEDDGLSGKHSMRTRRSRGSMSTLRSGRKKQPASPDGRASPISEDIRSSGRNSPSAASTSSNDSKAETVKKSAKKVKEEATSPLKSTKRQREKGTSDTEEADRTSSKKTKTQEISRPNSPSEGEGESSDSRSVNDEGSSDPKDIDQDNRSTSPSIPSPQDNESDSDSSAQQTTQPSALQAPGGAAPAPSSALPGTAQLPTPGPTAAPAAPSQGSPSASQPPTQPQAPSAAAPHAHIQQAPALHPQRLASPHPPLQPLTGPAGQTTGPPHTQPPLHSQGPPGPHGLQAGSLLQHPGPPQPFGLPPQVSQAAAHPHTSLQPPAPQSALQPQQPPREQPLPPAPLAMPHIKPPPTTPIPQLPAPQAHKHPPHLSGPSPFSMNANLPPPPALKPLSSLSTHHPPSAHPPPLQLMPQSQPLPSSPAQPPVLTQSQGLPPAATSHPATGLHQVPPQPPFAQHPFVPGGPPPITPPTCPSTSTPPAGPGPSAQPPCSGAVSSGGSVPGGAPCPLPTVQIKEEALDDAEEPESPPPPPRSPSPEPTVVDTPSHASQSARFYKHLDRGYNSCARTDLYFMPLAGSKLAKKREEAIEKAKREAEQKAREEREREKEKEKEREREREREREAERAAKASSSAHEGRLSDPQLGGPGHMRPSFEPPPTTIAAVPPYIGPDTPALRTLSEYARPHVMSPTNRNHPFYVPLNPTDPLLAYHMPGLYNVDPTIRERELREREIRERELRERELRERMKPGFEVKPPELDPLHPAANPMEHFARHGALTIPPAAGPHPFASFHPGLNPLERERLALAGPQLRPEMSYPDRLAAERIHAERMASLTSDPLARLQMFNVTPHHHQHSHIHSHLHLHQQDPLHQGSAGPVHPLVDPLTAGPHLARFPYPPGTLPNPLLGQPPHEHEMLRHPVFGTPYPRDLPGAIPPPMSAAHQLQAMHAQSAELQRLAMEQQWLHGHPHMHGGHLPSQEDYYSRLKKEGDKQL